In a single window of the Zea mays cultivar B73 chromosome 5, Zm-B73-REFERENCE-NAM-5.0, whole genome shotgun sequence genome:
- the LOC118472047 gene encoding LOB domain-containing protein 13-like: MPTYGMPPPDFALPMPMLAPPPPPPPPSQFPMGFQTPPASVAAPGDGSGQDDTTNSWVNTIFNTQSPAGGGGYSNHPDDGYD; this comes from the exons atgccgacatatgggatgccgcctccggactttgcactgccaatgccaatgttggcgcctccacctccgcctccgcctccgtcacaattccctatg ggatttcagacaccacccgcttcagttgccgcacctggagatgggtctggtcaggACGACACAACAAATTCGTGGGTGAACACCAttttcaacacgcagagtccagccggaggaggtggctactcgaaccatccagacgatggatatgattga